A section of the Salmo salar chromosome ssa05, Ssal_v3.1, whole genome shotgun sequence genome encodes:
- the LOC123743145 gene encoding uncharacterized protein, whose translation MSVCGMTGPGLGLSVFLLALLHLQCSAQNNYTTLPNNVSVAVGKPAAFQCGVSPPRQLNFTLYGSHRNITLICPGDHTEYLAAQSIKGYCDNTGKELFAIWLISGTSRSDNNTRVVCESSGRPLVDGYLWVYEDGSYFATLIGCVIGGFFGILIIFGLSYTVLRRSERLQLCFRGKDRENDVTTMVTKD comes from the exons ATGTCTGTATGTGGGATGACGGGACCAGGGCTTGGTTTGTCTGTGTTCCTGTTGGCTCTGCTTCATCTTCAATGCTCAG CCCAGAACAACTACACTACGCTCCCAAATAACGTATCAGTGGCTGTTGGCAAGCCTGCTGCATTCCAGTGTGGTGTGTCCCCTCCTAGACAACTCAACTTCACTCTCTATGGTAGCCATAGAAACATAACCCTCATCTGCCCAGGAGACCACACTGAGTACCTGGCTGCCCAG tcaATAAAAGGGTACTGTGATAACACAGGTAAGGAGCTCTTTGCAATATGGCTTATCAGCGGGACGTCCCGCTCTGACAACAACACACGTGTAGTATGTGAGAGCTCAGGACGACCACTAGTGGATGGATACCTCTGGGTGTACG AGGACGGCAGTTACTTTGCCACCCTCATTGGCTGTGTCATTGGTGGTTTCTTTGGTATCCTCATCATCTTTGGTCTGTCATACACTGTGCTCAGGAGATCTGAGAGGCTCCAGCTCTGTTTCA GGGGAAAAGATCGTGAGAATGACGTCACCACAATGGTGACAAAGGATTAA